The DNA sequence TACCATGAACCATATGATGAGGATCAACTATCATGGATTGAGATACAGACGATTATGGCCAAGTATGGTTACCATCCAGGTGACCTAGTCTACTATAGACACCCTAGCTTGAGGATGCACAATGGTCTTAAATTGCTTACATCTGACCATGATGTGCTGTCTATGGTGGCTGCGCTTCAGGATCAACAAGTGGCTCATTTGTATCTTGTGTCTCATTCTCGAACTTCAGTGCACCAGTCTTCTttgcatgatcatcatgtcgAGGAGGATGTgagtgaggatgaggaggaagcaGAAGCACGTCGCCTTGGACTTAATGATCCATTTTGGAAAGAAGTGTTGAGTAGTGAGGATGAGTTGTATGACATTGATGTCAATACAGTGGGAACATCGAGGTCAAAGCCTGCACAACCAAGGAGTAAAGGTGTTGAGTCTCAAGTGACAGTTGATGATAAAGAGCCACAATCTTCCTCAGATGCtgaggatgaggaggatgaaGGGAGGAATCAAGACAGAAGTGGTCCAaggtggccagaggaggatGACATAGGTatactcttctattttcttgtttattattttagtgttcATTTTTCAGAACTTGCTAAACAATGCTTGCTTTAACAATTAGCAGGTAATTGTTCTGATATGACACCAAGTGACGTCCTTCAATCTCCTGTCCATAGTGGTGACGAAGgacatcatgattttaagtttccCGAGTTTCAAGCTGTTGACTTGGAGAAGCCAAAAATATCTGTTGGAATGAAGTTTGGATCTACAGCACAGTTTAGAGAGACAATAAGGAGGTTGAACCTAAATATAGGTAAATCGATAAAATTTGCAAAGAATGATGGGGATAGGGTTACTGTTGTCTGCAATACCCCTAAATGTCCTTACCGGGTTTATGGGTCTTGGATTAGAGGGCAACAAACTTTCCAGATAAAGTCTATAAACCCAAGACATGATTGTAGTAGGAGTTATAAGAACCCCATTGTCACATCATCTTGGATTGCAGATAAGATGATGCCACTGTTTATAAGCCAACCTAATGTGCCTATCAAAGCACTTGCTGATGAGATTAAGAGAAAGTGGGGAGTGGAAGTTCCTAAAATGAAGTTGTATCGTGCTCGAGCGAAGGCTCAGTTTACCATATTTGGCAGCCATAGAGAACAGTATGCCAAGGTATGGGACTATTGTGAGACCCTGAAACAAAGGAACCAAGGTAGTTGTTTGTTAGTTAGGGTGGAACGAATAGCTCCTGAGTTACCTCCTATTTTTCAAAGGATGTATGTAGGATTGGCAGCCTGTAGAGAGGGTTTTAAGGCTGGTTGTAGACCATTGATTGGTTTGGACGGTTGTTTCTTAAAAGGACCATTTAAGGGGCAGCTCCTATGTGCTGTTGGTAGGGATGCAAATGATAACATGTACCCAATTGCAATGGCCATTGTGGAGGCAGAGTTAAAGGATAGTTGGGGATGGTTTATTGAGACACTTATATCCGATCTTGGACAGCAACCTGAAGGTGGGTGGACATTTATCAGTGATAGACAaaaggtaattttataaatatttcaatatattctaTTAACTAAAACTTATTAAATGAGCCActcattgaatattttttgtaggGTTTAAAACCAGCAATGGAGGAGTTGGTGCCTTACAATGACAGCCGTATTTGTGTCAGGCATTTATATGCCAATTTTCGAGATGCTGGCCACAGGGGTGTGGCTTTAAAGGAGAAATTGTGGCAGGCAGCTACAGCATACACAAAGAGGGACTTTGAGAGAGCTATGGAGGAACTGAAAGCCCTCAGTCAGCCTGCATATGACTACCTAAAGGTTATAGACCCATCACAATGGTCTAGAGCATGGTTTAACACATTTTCAAAGTCTGACTTGGTAGTGAATAATCTTAGTGAATGTTTCAACGCGTATATTCTGCAAGCACGTGATAAGCCAATTGTGACTATGGTGGAGACCATACGGAAGAAACTGATGGCACGATATCAGTTGAAAAGGGAAGCAATTAGTAAATGGGAGAATACAATCACGCCTCGGATAGTTGCAAAGTTTGAACTTATGCATGATTTGTCCATCTATTGTACTCCAACGTATGCAGGATGTGGTCAGTTTGAAGTTAACAATGCTGGTAGGCAATATGTGGTTGATTTGGAAAAGAGGACCTGTTCATGTTTGAGATGGGACATCACAGGTATTCCATGCCCGCATGCATACACATGTATTGTGTATTCTGACCAAGATCCCAAGGGATATGTGCATCATTAC is a window from the Juglans regia cultivar Chandler chromosome 7, Walnut 2.0, whole genome shotgun sequence genome containing:
- the LOC118348914 gene encoding uncharacterized protein LOC118348914, whose translation is MATRNLLFQVHHGGIIDRRQNEEYVGGKTDVYHEPYDEDQLSWIEIQTIMAKYGYHPGDLVYYRHPSLRMHNGLKLLTSDHDVLSMVAALQDQQVAHLYLVSHSRTSVHQSSLHDHHVEEDVSEDEEEAEARRLGLNDPFWKEVLSSEDELYDIDVNTVGTSRSKPAQPRSKGVESQVTVDDKEPQSSSDAEDEEDEGRNQDRSGPRWPEEDDIGNCSDMTPSDVLQSPVHSGDEGHHDFKFPEFQAVDLEKPKISVGMKFGSTAQFRETIRRLNLNIGKSIKFAKNDGDRVTVVCNTPKCPYRVYG
- the LOC118349064 gene encoding uncharacterized protein LOC118349064, producing the protein MMPLFISQPNVPIKALADEIKRKWGVEVPKMKLYRARAKAQFTIFGSHREQYAKVWDYCETLKQRNQGSCLLVRVERIAPELPPIFQRMYVGLAACREGFKAGCRPLIGLDGCFLKGPFKGQLLCAVGRDANDNMYPIAMAIVEAELKDSWGWFIETLISDLGQQPEGGWTFISDRQKGLKPAMEELVPYNDSRICVRHLYANFRDAGHRGVALKEKLWQAATAYTKRDFERAMEELKALSQPAYDYLKVIDPSQWSRAWFNTFSKSDLVVNNLSECFNAYILQARDKPIVTMVETIRKKLMARYQLKREAISKWENTITPRIVAKFELMHDLSIYCTPTYAGCGQFEVNNAGRQYVVDLEKRTCSCLRWDITGIPCPHAYTCIVYSDQDPKGYVHHYYSVEMWRAAYEPLIYPMPSEDQWLTTTYEKPTAPEVRKQPGRPKKHRRRNEDDRQGANKLRKTGVHMTCSRCNQVGHNKRKCPRGNAGTPSSTSAAEFQTPSFLDEQVISQPPMSEPSQPTTQSMQTGNAPPSSLSQATWQTSPTVQTPLSETSQAGQSNQLQVNMGRVKMLAKRPPRRRSARLGGHHSQTSTRRPVFVDLDVDTSNPAQGRLCSWGNPGRGGMQFRVGQLPPKPQVPPAKANTSVQKWKNVESSSRVERVNEDKKGKQKRPNWQY